The following coding sequences are from one Schizosaccharomyces osmophilus chromosome 1, complete sequence window:
- the cyr1 gene encoding adenylate cyclase → MIDKKRLFRSPMSGPPENFKTGIPWLDNLEEDGSEPESSVCEIPESIEESLSNGNEALSPCTRPVNSASHLSDTLHYVPSDPSFIDKHMLDLPEPDAFSLSSISRSKSDSVLLHKRKSEDYRGKAITDFRRNYQKKVKNPGKNAPFKETKLRRQVTPKGSNHTTDTELDEEKDAPYHSLKSLKFPDSVSDDEGSPSTGDLEAIAPNDWLSALDKSGEEKSRSHTLSTLFGLDYHRDSYDSSYLKSGSHPSILSDDSWKAPESWAINFPSEISKKRDSFMARPFAHPNNEGSDKPFFLRVYRDDRTSVSFSCPMNMKTSDIIQRLARLFFLPFSANFYLLLVQFKTERILLPHEQPCIIFQKLLAYFGCDENSEDEMTQEDNYSVARLVFTTMDIGADVLRKMSEKKFSQHLDIRRSNLEVIPIKFYPHAHELISLNISSNLSLGLPLDFMERCVNLKVLDMSNNLRPPRGKPLSILRRLEVLNVARNDIYELDPVIFSGRSRSTLKEFHCSLNKLLFLPYSIRYLTHLTVLDLSYNNFVTFPLIITELSALEILNFSHNNLYEICSEIDRLGNLKELYLQSNDLSGHLIQQLGSLRKLEIIDLRFNSLSHINALSESPNLKEIRASCNLISHHEFPCRSATYLDFSHCPLTILELPSNGYSSLVYLDTSHGKLVTLKDSMLESLVNLETLNMSYNHFVQIPDSISHLQNLKFLYCTNCEISHVSPELGKLSKLTLLDMHANNIKVFPEEVWQISTLKMVNLSSNILEKIKLPMAGAKPLARSVSQLKIMRTLSGSPISNTSSSEYIYPSVEELILVDNRLGDESFKVLSFFKEIRILNLSYNYLTEIPNTFLENFSHLNHMFMSGNKLSNISISSNSRISLESLYVNGNRISSFPKNETLSQSLRYLDLGNNNLQSLTVNQSNENSLNIPPKLESLDLSGNSWFQFSKHDDAKVIRACLNRLKALSVFDVNADIPVDNTDIVNRVVHRSSPINDGLKCGISGYLSRINPVISAVELIVKDYIYPHWSLYCIFDSDIGAGHSNRVLKFAYENIASCLAEELSICGSSSEQVKNALRRGFLKLNKRLGNTIYQDLETIAEYKDKKENLPTSNKGYYMDETCMDIGVSIALVYIRDTRAFIANVGTSMSLMSTRNDSEPTLLSDVHDTLNEKEIRRVIDSAGLISGRIKSTTTRAIGRLSQFPGVQAVPHVNIQPLSELNEFIILANKEFWNVMSKRIVIDIVRANRQSMLLAATKLRDYAIAYGAKNNTIVMVLDLSLLFETNSNYATKVHKDDEEGTQAEGNEGVPFSSQDLPDDSSLARMNREVSPPRGSIAMVFTDIKNSTLLWERHPVAMRSAIKTHNTIMRRQLRATGGYEVKTEGDAFMVCFQTVPAALLWSFSVQLQMLSADWPNEIVESVQGRTVLGPKNEVLYRGLSVRIGVNYGVTVSELDPITRRMDYYGPMVNRTSRVVSVADGGQIAVSADVVTVLNRLESEAMSSERSGRYAMEIRALKQVGYIVHNIGEHKLKGLETPESISLVYPLQLEGRLEKLINNRNSEDDSEKRRERMENSSRSRSNSLRPILARIGDSKSGEDHQYARSSLSSVRNLSPTESSSGYEGNIFEEYQYQRLFEICERLEDRVAMLHGYPEPPESDPGLAAPVNIAEEYALFYRLTLRIENTIYCVGQMLGHT, encoded by the coding sequence ATGATTGACAAAAAGCGGTTGTTTCGATCGCCTATGTCTGGACCACCGGAGAATTTTAAAACAGGAATTCCCTGGTTGGATAATTTAGAAGAAGACGGCAGTGAGCCCGAAAGCTCTGTATGCGAAATTCCTGAATCCATTGAAGAGTCACTTTCCAATGGTAACGAAGCATTGTCCCCCTGCACTAGACCGGTAAATAGTGCCTCTCACTTGTCAGATACATTGCATTATGTGCCTAGTGATCCTTCCTTTATTGATAAACACATGTTGGATTTGCCTGAACCGGATGCGTTTAGTTTGTCCTCCATCAGTCGTAGCAAGTCCGACTCGGTTCTACTGCACAAACGTAAAAGCGAAGACTATAGAGGTAAAGCTATTACTGATTTTCGTCGAAActatcaaaaaaaagtaaaaaaccCAGGAAAAAACGCTCCTTTTAAAGAAACCAAACTTCGTCGCCAAGTTACACCAAAGGGTTCAAACCATACAACTGACACGGAActagatgaagaaaaagacgCCCCTTACCATTCCCTGAAATCTCTGAAATTTCCTGACTCTGTATCAGATGATGAGGGATCCCCAAGCACTGGTGATTTGGAAGCCATTGCTCCTAACGACTGGCTGAGTGCGCTCGACAAATCTGGCGAGGAAAAGTCCAGGTCGCATACGTTAAGCACCCTTTTTGGCTTAGACTATCATCGGGATAGCTATGACAGTTCCTATTTAAAGAGTGGTTCGCACCCATCTATCCTCTCTGACGACTCATGGAAAGCCCCGGAAAGTTGGGCTATCAATTTTCCTTCGGAAatatcaaagaaaagggaTTCCTTTATGGCCAGACCCTTTGCTCATCCTAACAATGAAGGTAGTGATAAACCGTTTTTCTTACGAGTTTATCGGGATGATAGAACATCTGTCTCGTTTTCATGCCCTATGAATATGAAGACCAGTGATATCATTCAACGCTTGGCAaggcttttcttccttccatTTTCAGCTAATTTTTACTTGCTTTTGGTTCAGTTTAAAACCGAGCGTATATTGCTTCCCCATGAGCAGCCATGTATCatattccaaaaattgCTTGCCTACTTTGGGTGCGACGAAAATTCTGAAGATGAAATGACACAAGAAGACAACTATAGCGTTGCAAGATTAGTTTTCACAACTATGGATATTGGCGCCGATGTACTTAGGAAAATGTCCGAGAAGAAGTTTTCACAGCATTTGGATATACGACGTTCCAACCTTGAAGTGATTCCTATTAAATTCTATCCTCATGCACACGAGTTGATATCTTTAAATATATCGTCCAATCTTTCGTTGGGATTGCCTCTTGATTTTATGGAACGATGCGTCAATTTAAAAGTATTGGATATGTCAAATAATTTAAGGCCACCAAGAGGAAAACCTCTTTCAATATTACGCCGACTTGAAGTTTTAAATGTTGCCAGGAATGATATTTACGAATTGGATCCCGTAATTTTTTCTGGGAGAAGCCGATCTACCCTTAAAGAATTTCACTGCTCATTAaacaagcttttgtttctacCTTACTCTATTCGTTATTTGACTCATTTGACCGTCCTTGATCTTTCTTATAATAATTTCGTTACCTTTCCCTTAATCATTACAGAGTTGTCTGCtcttgaaattttgaatttctcACACAACAATTTGTATGAAATTTGTTCCGAGATCGATCGGTTAGGAAACTTAAAGGAGCTTTATCTTCAGTCAAATGACTTGTCAGGCCATCTCATTCAGCAATTGGGCTCCTTACGGAAACTGGAGATCATTGATCTTCGTTTTAATTCCTTGAGTCATATCAACGCTTTATCTGAAAGTCCAaacttgaaagaaattCGTGCCTCTTGCAACCTGATTTCTCATCACGAATTCCCATGTAGGTCTGCTACATACCTTGATTTTTCGCATTGCCCTTTAACTATCTTGGAACTTCCTTCTAATGGTTACAGTTCTCTTGTATACCTTGACACCTCGCATGGCAAGCTTGTAACTCTTAAGGATTCCATGCTAGAAAGCCTTGTCAATTTGGAAACCTTAAATATGAGTTATAATCACTTTGTCCAGATTCCGGATAGTATTTCTCATCTACAAAATCTTAAATTTCTTTACTGCACGAATTGTGAAATTTCTCACGTTTCCCCGGAATTAGGAAAGTTGTCCAAGTTGACATTATTGGATATGCATGCTAATAATATCAAAGTATTTCCTGAAGAAGTTTGGCAAATATCGACTTTGAAAATGGTCAACCTTTCGTCTAATATTctggaaaaaataaaattaccAATGGCCGGTGCCAAACCGTTAGCAAGAAGTGTGAGTCAACTGAAAATTATGCGGACATTGTCGGGTAGCCCTATTTCTAATACTTCCTCATCTGAATACATATATCCATCAGTTGAGGAACTTATTCTTGTGGATAACCGCCTTGGAGATGAATCTTTTAAAGTGTTGagttttttcaaagaaattcGGATCTTGAACTTGTCCTACAATTACTTGACAGAAATTCCAAATACATTTCTCGAAAATTTTTCACACCTCAATCATATGTTTATGTCTGGTAATAAACTTTCAAATATCTCTATCTCGTCTAATTCTCGTATTTCTCTGGAATCATTGTACGTTAATGGAAATAGGATATCTTCGTTTCCTAAAAATGAAACGCTATCACAAAGTTTGCGTTACCTGGACTTGGGTAATAACAACTTACAAAGCCTTACGGTCAATCAATCTAATGAAAATTCTCTGAATATTCCACCTAAACTTGAAAGCCTTGATCTTTCTGGAAATAGTTGGTTTCAATTCTCTAAACATGATGATGCTAAAGTTATAAGAGCATGTCTTAACCGGCTAAAAGCTTTGAGTGTATTTGATGTAAATGCTGATATTCCTGTGGACAATACTGATATCGTAAATCGTGTTGTACATCGCTCATCTCCAATTAACGATGGGCTGAAATGTGGAATATCTGGTTATTTATCTCGTATAAATCCGGTCATCTCTGCTGTAGAACTTATAGTGAAGGACTATATATATCCTCATTGGTCACTTTATTGCATTTTTGATAGCGATATTGGAGCTGGGCATAGCAATCGAGTTCTTAAATTTGCCTATGAGAATATAGCATCATGTTTAGCTGAAGAATTGAGCATATGCGGATCCTCTAGTGAACAAGTGAAAAATGCATTAAGAAGGggatttttaaaattaaacaaaaggtTGGGTAACACAATCTATCAAGATTTGGAGACAATTGCGGAATACAAGGATAAGAAGGAGAATCTTCCTACTTCTAACAAAGGTTATTATATGGATGAAACCTGTATGGATATTGGAGTTAGCATTGCCTTAGTTTATATTCGAGATACACGCGCATTCATTGCTAACGTTGGTACCTCAATGTCTTTAATGTCTACACGAAACGATTCCGAACCCACTTTATTAAGTGACGTACATGATACATTaaatgagaaagaaatacGCAGAGTTATAGATTCGGCGGGATTAATCTCTGGCCGCATCAAGTCTACTACCACTAGGGCAATTGGTAGATTATCCCAGTTCCCTGGTGTGCAAGCAGTCCCTCATGTAAATATTCAGCCCCTTTCAGAGCTGAACgaatttataattttagCCAACAAGGAATTCTGGAATGTAATGTCAAAGCGGATTGTCATTGATATTGTTCGTGCTAACAGGCAATCGATGCTCTTGGCTGCAACCAAGCTACGTGATTATGCTATAGCTTATGGCGCTAAGAACAATACGATAGTAATGGTCTTAGATCTAAGCCTTTTATTCGAAACAAATTCCAATTACGCTACGAAGGTCCAtaaagatgatgaagaaggtACTCAAGCTGAAGGGAATGAAGGGGTGCCATTTTCTTCTCAGGATTTACCGGACGATTCATCCTTAGCTAGAATGAACCGAGAAGTTTCGCCTCCTCGTGGAAGCATTGCAATGGTATTTACGGATATAAAGAATTCTACACTTTTGTGGGAACGCCATCCAGTAGCCATGAGATCGGCGATTAAGACCCACAATACAATTATGCGAAGACAGCTACGTGCTACGGGTGGTTACGAAGTGAAGACAGAAGGAGATGCCTTTATGGTTTGTTTCCAGACAGTCCCGGCTGCTTTGCTATGGTCCTTTTCTGTACAATTACAGATGCTCTCTGCTGATTGGCCCAATGAAATTGTAGAGTCAGTTCAAGGAAGAACTGTTTTAGGACCTAAAAATGAGGTTTTATATAGAGGGTTGAGTGTACGCATTGGGGTGAACTATGGTGTGACAGTGAGCGAGTTAGATCCTATAACACGACGCATGGATTACTATGGACCGATGGTGAATAGAACATCTAGAGTTGTATCCGTAGCGGATGGTGGGCAAATTGCAGTATCTGCAGACGTAGTCACTGTGCTGAATCGGTTAGAATCGGAAGCGATGTCTTCGGAAAGATCTGGAAGGTATGCGATGGAGATCCGTGCATTGAAGCAAGTAGGCTACATTGTACATAATATTGGAGAACATAAATTGAAGGGATTGGAAACACCGGAAAGCATATCATTGGTATATCCTCTTCAGCTTGAGGGGCGATTAGAAAAACTGATCAACAATCGGAATTCGGAAGATGACAGCGAAAAGCGAAGAGAACGGATGGAAAATTCGTCGAGAAGCAGAAGCAACAGCTTACGACCGATATTAGCAAGAATCGGGGATTCAAAAAGTGGTGAAGACCATCAATATGCTAGAAGTTCTTTATCATCAGTTCGAAATCTGTCGCCTACGGAGAGTTCATCAGGATATGAAGgaaacatttttgaagagtaTCAATATCAAAGGTTATTTGAGATTTGCGAACGTTTAGAAGACAGGGTTGCTATGTTGCATGGCTATCCAGAGCCTCCGGAAAGTGATCCAGGGCTTGCTGCTCCCGTGAACATTGCAGAGGAGTatgctttattttatcgGCTGACATTAAGAATCGAAAACACAATTTATTGCGTAGGCCAAATGCTTGGGCATACGTGA
- a CDS encoding DUF2406 family conserved fungal protein: MPAAEATRANPSMAITEPEPYELASMQKGKHVSALLPKDYYGQAIDEPDVSNPTRWRYERPLDTVRAWQFLIESDEGSPKSRLDSERKQYHPTAELFRPLSFVDADQKLSNRLSRHLSKASSRHSRL; this comes from the coding sequence aTGCCTGCCGCAGAAGCCACTCGTGCCAACCCTTCTATGGCGATTACTGAGCCTGAACCCTATGAGTTAGCTTCTATGCAAAAGGGCAAACATGTAAGCGCTCTCCTTCCAAAAGATTATTATGGTCAAGCCATTGACGAACCTGATGTGAGCAATCCCACCCGTTGGAGGTATGAACGTCCTTTAGATACCGTCCGTGCATGGCAATTCTTAATCGAAAGTGATGAAGGCTCTCCCAAATCCCGTTTGGACTCGGAGCGGAAACAATATCATCCTACCGCTGAATTGTTTCGTCCTCTCTCTTTCGTTGATGCTGACCAAAAGTTGTCTAACCGTTTGTCCAGACATCTTTCTAAAGCTTCTTCTCGTCACTCTAGACTTTAA
- the rcr1 gene encoding plasma membrane adaptor for ubiquitin ligase Rcr1, protein MDQQGNSTYNFAAYGRWVIVVICVVFLVFSLISIGYVNRRRNRNGLTTIPFTNFYPFSTPPVYTPRPNPAPNVTTTTSYTPNMPTMPHVYQPPRMPPDSAFPSPPLDDVPPPAYPEAMASVPRPKYDNAAL, encoded by the coding sequence ATGGATCAACAAGGCAACAGCACGTACAATTTTGCCGCGTATGGCCGCTGGGTCATTGTAGTCATATGCGTCGTCTTTTTGGTGTTCTCTTTAATCTCCATTGGCTATGTCAATCGTCGTAGAAATCGTAATGGTTTAACCACCATTCCTTTCACCAATTTCTATCCTTTCTCCACTCCTCCAGTCTATACACCGAGACCCAATCCAGCCCCTAATGTTACTACGACGACTTCGTATACACCTAACATGCCTACTATGCCTCATGTTTATCAACCTCCTCGTATGCCGCCAGATTCTGCATTCCCCTCCCCTCCCCTCGACGATGTTCCTCCTCCCGCCTATCCAGAGGCCATGGCTTCCGTTCCTCGTCCAAAATACGATAACGCTGCCCTTTAA
- the prs1 gene encoding cytoplasmic proline-tRNA ligase Prs1, producing the protein MSVDSLITKLKGLTTEDFAVLDHPKALNGSAWSETLSSLNNVPVHTLTKTVVLKPKTAKSQAVVPILVVALESTPTPSGAAAKAVGAKEARLAAADLVEEVFGIPPADIGVFSVNEQNATKVHVVLDKNLINHGGLLAVHPSSSEKTLFVSAAAVESYLKTIGATPVVVDFSAPAKPAEQSKPAATQKKADVSKSDAAIENAALIGITVRKDVDFPNWYQQVLTKSDMIEYYDISGCYILKPWSFSIWEAIQQWFDKQIKKLGVRNGYFPLFVSSKVLEKEKDHVEGFAPEVAWVTRAGSTELEEPIAIRPTSETVMYPYYAKWIRSHRDLPLRLNQWNSVVRWEFKNPQPFLRTREFLWQEGHTAHMTLDAANEEVYQILDLYARVYSDLLAVPVVRGVKSENEKFAGGMFTTTVEGYIPTTGRAIQGGTSHGLGQNFSKMFNIAVEDPNAEVGTTGERPKLHVWQNSWGLSTRTIGVAVMIHGDDKGLKLPPPVALVQTVVVPCGITNKTTDEERKSIEGFCSQLASRLIDADIRAEADLRSYTPGYKFAHWEMKGVPLRLEFGPNDAKKNQVTAVRRDTFEKIAVPLDNLEQRISDLLKTIHTSMYAAAKREFDSHIVRVKKWEEFVPALNKKNLVLIPWCNTTECEKDIKKNSARQANGDEPEDEKAPSMGAKSLCIPLEQPAGEDAIVQNVTKCAACGSHAKVWGLFGRSY; encoded by the coding sequence ATGTCCGTGGACAGCTTAATTACTAAACTAAAAGGGCTTACTACTGAAGACTTTGCTGTATTGGACCATCCCAAGGCCTTAAATGGTTCCGCTTGGTCCGAAACATTGTCTTCTTTGAACAATGTCCCTGTTCACACTTTGACCAAGACTGTCGTCTTGAAGCCCAAAACCGCCAAGTCTCAGGCTGTCGTCCCTATTCTTGTGGTCGCTTTAGAATCCACTCCTACTCCTTCTGGTGCTGCTGCCAAGGCCGTTGGCGCCAAGGAAGCTCGTTTAGCTGCCGCTGATTTAGTGGAAGAGGTTTTTGGCATTCCTCCCGCGGACATTGgtgttttttctgtaaatgaacaaaatgCCACCAAGGTTCACGTCGTTTTAGACAAGAACCTCATCAATCACGGAGGTCTTTTGGCTGTTCACCCTTCTTCTAGTGAAAAGACTCTTTTCGTTTCTGCCGCCGCTGTTGAATCTTATTTAAAAACCATCGGCGCTACCCCGGTTGTTGTGGATTTTTCCGCCCCTGCTAAACCCGCCGAACAATCCAAGCCTGCTGCCACTCAAAAGAAGGCTgatgtttccaaaagtGATGCCGCTATCGAGAATGCCGCTTTGATTGGTATCACTGTTCGCAAAGACGTCGATTTCCCCAATTGGTACCAACAAGTTTTAACCAAGAGTGACATGATTGAGTATTATGACATTTCTGGTTGCTACATTCTGAAGCCCTGGTCTTTCAGTATCTGGGAAGCTATTCAACAATGGTTCGACAAGCAAATTAAGAAACTTGGCGTTCGTAATGGTTACtttcctctttttgtttcctcaAAAGTTTTAGAGAAGGAGAAAGATCATGTAGAAGGTTTCGCTCCTGAGGTCGCTTGGGTTACCCGTGCTGGTAGCACCGAGTTGGAAGAGCCCATTGCAATTCGTCCTACCTCTGAAACTGTTATGTATCCCTACTACGCCAAATGGATTCGAAGCCACCGTGATCTTCCTCTCCGTCTGAACCAATGGAATTCCGTCGTTCGTTGGGAATTCAAGAACCCACAACCTTTCTTGAGAACCCGTGAGTTCCTTTGGCAAGAAGGTCATACCGCCCACATGACCTTGGACGCTGCCAACGAGGAAGTTTATCAAATTTTGGACTTGTATGCTCGTGTTTACAGCGACTTGTTGGCTGTCCCTGTTGTCAGAGGTGTCAAGagtgaaaacgaaaagttCGCTGGTGGTATGTTTACCACTACTGTGGAAGGCTACATTCCTACCACTGGTCGTGCTATCCAAGGTGGTACTAGTCACGGTCTTGGtcaaaacttttccaagaTGTTCAACATCGCCGTTGAGGATCCTAATGCTGAAGTTGGTACTACCGGAGAGCGTCCAAAACTTCATGTTTGGCAAAACTCTTGGGGTCTTTCCACTCGTACCATTGGTGTTGCTGTCATGATTCACGGTGATGATAAGGGTTTGAAATTACCTCCTCCCGTTGCCTTGGTTCAAACCGTCGTTGTGCCTTGCGGTATTACTAACAAGACCACTGATGAAGAGCGAAAGAGCATTGAAGGTTTCTGTTCACAACTCGCTTCCCGTCTCATTGATGCCGACATTCGGGCCGAAGCTGATTTACGTTCTTACACTCCTGGTTATAAGTTTGCTCACTGGGAAATGAAGGGTGTACCTCTTCGTCTCGAATTTGGTCCTAATGATGCTAAGAAGAACCAAGTCACTGCTGTCCGTCGTGATACTTTCGAAAAGATTGCTGTTCCTTTGGACAATTTGGAACAAAGAATCTCTGACTTGTTGAAGACTATCCACACTAGCATGTATGCGGCTGCTAAGAGAGAATTCGATTCTCACATTGTCCGTGTTAAGAAATGGGAAGAGTTCGTTCCTGCtttgaacaagaagaatctcGTTCTCATCCCTTGGTGTAACACTACTGAATGTGAAAAGGATATTAAGAAAAACAGTGCTCGTCAAGCTAACGGTGACGAGcctgaagatgaaaaggcTCCTAGTATGGGTGCTAAGAGTCTTTGCATTCCTTTGGAGCAACCCGCTGGTGAAGACGCTATTGTTCAAAATGTTACAAAGTGTGCTGCCTGTGGTTCTCATGCAAAGGTTTGGGGTCTCTTTGGTAGAAGCTATTAA
- the sen34 gene encoding tRNA-splicing endonuclease catalytic subunit Sen34, with protein MNDTKYPISYIQGKYLLFDIEAIQYFREKYHILGILSGTLPQLPQQNIFLGLPLQLTKEEVYYLVKNGAAFVIDDEKVHKDYFSNLVDNDRKALAERRQKMAVEQMLTARTKENDKKIEIMKKINKEIPLDTLDYDGTQPVNLTMVPIDTSTKGLKRDHLETSSLSLPEIERRRYLIFESLVMNGFFLNPGLRFGCDFVAYPGDALRFHSHYLVNGYNWDDEIPLLLLIGGGRLGTGVKKAWLIGGEQETHNSTTSDENNLDATYRQFSIEWSGFG; from the coding sequence ATGAACGACACGAAGTATCCAATTTCGTATATTCAAGGAAAgtatcttctttttgatataGAAGCAATTCAGTATTTTCGCGAAAAGTACCATATTCTTGGCATTCTCTCTGGAACGCTTCCTCAACTCCCTCAACAGAATATCTTTTTGGGTCTTCCTCTCCAATTGACGAAAGAGGAAGTGTATTACTTAGTTAAAAATGGAGCAGCTTTTGTTattgatgatgaaaaagttCATAAAGATTATTTCAGTAATTTAGTTGATAACGACAGAAAAGCCCTTGCAGAGAGGCGTCAGAAGATGGCCGTTGAACAAATGTTGACGGCGCGTACTAAAGAAAACGacaagaaaatagaaattatgaaaaaaataaataaggaAATTCCCTTAGATACCTTGGACTACGACGGTACCCAACCTGTGAATTTAACGATGGTACCAATTGATACAAGTACAAAGGGGTTAAAAAGAGATCATTTGGAAACATCTTCATTAAGCTTACcagaaattgaaagaaggCGGTATTTGATATTCGAGTCACTAGTGATGAATGGCTTTTTCCTTAATCCTGGTCTTCGGTTTGGTTGTGATTTTGTTGCATATCCGGGTGATGCTCTGCGATTTCATTCACATTATTTGGTAAACGGGTATAATTGGGACGACGAAATCCCACTTTTGCTACTTATAGGAGGTGGTCGTCTAGGGACCGGTGTCAAAAAGGCCTGGCTCATCGGAGGGGAACAGGAAACGCACAACTCAACGACTTCTGATGAGAACAATTTAGATGCAACATATCGCCAATTTTCAATTGAGTGGTCGGGTTTTGGTTGA
- the ppm2 gene encoding tRNA methyltransferase Ppm2, with translation MVTKEYTFRSKDKEVRKTNDSSILSKASVEKCGYPGFDKNHSYYRPFISKTPRRSPSVNRGYWTRCIAIRFAIEKFVEKKCGKPKAIVNLGAGYDPLALQLLNSYSDQSTEDIVFYDVDYPESIENRVNMIMSDDFLRGIIYKNDSDIEEHNEIHTKSYHTVGCNLKELDFLQKKLDECGLDYKTTSILFVSEVAAVYMPVNASDSLLKWMSQFPDAHSCFLEQIAPAGFSHPFAKVMVKHFKEWGSPLHGLAAYHSLEALKCRWANLGWEHVEVFDVCTFWNFLLSEKYRIECEQTEPFDEWEEFYFFLQHYSIQHASSTLDQIYNMVENPNPYMQYYRYQVNGHEISPVQCKTSLSNKRMELTTVAAGIKEALPSCRSAGVGVSENGILLQGGLSPSGRSDSAFLITEKQNVKDISSAELRPRVSHAITPVNNGDYMLIGGRESPVKALDSCYLYSNGAWKQGVSLPYPAFRVSTTTVHYENKTYILLQAGKPHGGWLIWSEHTKEWSPVLCTEPSLSQSWGSSIHYSSQLQFGFLVGGMDHKNSPIGDVWEWKLERQNDRFKLYFSPWNLSEDLKILLARVNSNLVVFDENNTKPMIIGGAGLYKTMKWEEEAFVINMIDRDIENVCLEEHESRPALVACQCCRFGDLLFVFGGGCICFSFGSFINENVHCFKISQQ, from the coding sequence atggttacaaaagaatatacGTTTCGGTCGAAAGACAAAGAGGTACGGAAAACCAACGACAGTTCCATTCTTTCCAAAGCGTCAGTTGAAAAATGCGGCTACCCAGGATTCGATAAAAACCACAGTTACTACAGGCCGTTTATTAGTAAAACTCCTAGGAGATCGCCAAGCGTAAACAGAGGTTATTGGACTCGTTGTATAGCGATAAGGTTTGCTATTGAGAAATTCGTAGAAAAGAAGTGtggaaaaccaaaagcTATTGTGAATCTGGGAGCCGGATACGATCCATTGGCTCTGCAGCTTTTGAATTCATACAGTGATCAAAGCACTGAAGACATCGTGTTTTACGATGTAGATTATCCAGAGTCCATTGAAAATAGAGTGAACATGATCATGTCTGATGATTTCCTCCGTGGAATAATCTATAAAAATGATTCTGATATAGAAGAACACAACGAGATTCATACCAAAAGCTATCACACGGTCGGTTGTaacttgaaagaattggattttcttcaaaagaagctaGATGAATGTGGCCTCGACTACAAAACCACctcaattcttttcgtttccGAAGTTGCCGCGGTTTATATGCCTGTCAATGCGTCGGATTCACTACTAAAATGGATGTCTCAATTTCCAGATGCTCATTCTTGCTTTTTAGAGCAGATCGCTCCTGCTGGATTTAGCCATCCATTTGCCAAGGTTATGGTTAAACACTTTAAAGAATGGGGTTCCCCACTACATGGCCTTGCCGCATATCATAGTTTAGAAGCTTTAAAGTGCAGATGGGCAAATCTGGGCTGGGAACATGTAGAAGTGTTTGATGTCTGCACTTTCTGGAATTTCTTATTGAGCGAAAAATATCGAATAGAATGTGAACAAACCGAACCTTTTGATGAATGGGAAGAATTTTACTTCTTCCTTCAACATTACAGTATTCAACATGCCAGCAGCACTTTGGACCAAATTTACAATATGGttgaaaatccaaatccTTATATGCAATATTATCGTTATCAAGTCAATGGACACGAAATCTCACCGGTTCAGTGTAAAACATCGCTATCAAATAAGCGCATGGAACTCACTACGGTTGCGGCCGGAATTAAGGAAGCTCTTCCCAGTTGTCGGTCTGCTGGCGTTGGTGTTTCTGAAAATGGAATATTATTGCAAGGAGGTCTTTCACCGTCTGGTCGTTCTGATTCTGCCTTTCTAATTACGGAGAAGCAAAATGTTAAAGATATCTCCAGTGCTGAACTACGCCCTCGTGTGAGCCATGCAATAACACCGGTGAATAATGGAGATTATATGCTCATAGGAGGACGAGAATCGCCAGTTAAAGCTCTTGATTCTTGTTACCTATACTCAAATGGAGCATGGAAACAAGGAGTATCTTTACCCTATCCAGCATTTCGTGTTTCAACTACAACAGTAcattatgaaaataaaacttatATTCTGCTTCAGGCCGGCAAGCCACATGGTGGTTGGCTTATTTGGTCGGAGCATACGAAGGAATGGTCTCCAGTTCTTTGTACAGAACCCTCTTTAAGTCAAAGCTGGGGTTCTAGCATCCATTATTCTTCACAGCTACAATTTGGATTCCTAGTGGGTGGCATGGATCATAAAAATTCACCTATTGGGGATGTTTGGGAATGGAAGCTTGAAAGGCAAAATGATCGTTTCAAACTATACTTCTCACCATGGAATTTGAGTGAGGATTTAAAGATTTTACTTGCACGAGTCAATAGCAACCTTGTAGTTTTCGACGAAAATAATACTAAGCCAATGATTATTGGCGGGGCAGGCCTGTAtaaaacaatgaaatgGGAAGAGGAAGCATTTGTCATTAATATGATCGATCGAGATATTGAAAACGTCTGCCTAGAAGAACACGAATCAAGGCCGGCTTTAGTTGCTTGTCAATGCTGCCGTTTTGGTGATCTcctgtttgtttttgggGGTGGTTGTatatgtttttcttttggatctTTCATCAATGAAAACGTTCACTGTTTTAAAATTTCTCAGCAATAG